The sequence below is a genomic window from Chondrinema litorale.
TTGATGATTATGGTTTTTGTAACAGCCTTGTTGTCTTCCATTTATCCGGCAGTAAAAGCATTGAGCTTAAGGCCAGCCGAAGCTTTACAAGGATTAAACAATTGATATATGATTTTCAAAACAAAAAATATTTCTTACCACTATGAGTGTCATTGAAATTACGAATCTGCAAAAGATTTATAATCCTAAAAAAATTCCAGTTCATGCTTTAAATGGCATTAACCTTTCTATAGAAGAAGGCGAATTTACTGCCATAGTTGGTCCATCTGGTTCAGGTAAATCTACCTTACTCAACTTGATTGGCGGACTCGACGAACCTACCGAAGGAAAGGTAATTATTAATGGAGTAGATATATCTACTCTATCGGGCAGGCAATTGATCGATTTCAGATTGAAAAATATTGGTTTTGTATTCCAGAATTATTCTTTGTTGCCAGTGCTAACTGCCAGAGAAAATGTGGAGTTTATCATGCAATTGCAAGGCAGAAAAAAGCTAGAGTACAAACAGATAGCAGAGCAATTATTAGAAGAAGTTGGTTTGGCAGAAAGAATGGATAACAGACCTTCTCATCTTTCGGGTGGGCAGCAACAGAGAGTGGCAGTTGCCAGAGCTTTGGCTTCTAAACCCAAATTTATTTTAGCAGACGAACCCACTGCAAATTTGGACTCTCACTCAACCAACGAGCTACTCGAAATGATGCTCAAATTGAACCAAGAAGAAAATATGACTTTCATTTTTTCTACGCATGATCAAAGGGTAATTGATAAAGCCAGAAGAGTAGTAAGTATAGTCGATGGTAAAATTGAAGAAGATATATTCACATCAAACACAGTTGATTTAAAAGAATCTCATGAAAATTAAAAACAAGATTTTTTTACAAGAATGGATGTTTTTGGTGCTAATCTGGATTCTTTTTATGAACCTCGCCGGCTTGTTTTATTTGGGAATGCAAGATTATATCTGCATTGGCGAGTGGGAAGTATATGCCAACTCTTGGTTTGCCTATTTTGAAAATACGCTTTTCGGTTTTGTGTTCGGGACGCTATTCGCAATGATTAATCACATCTCGAACTTTACCATATTGAGGAAATACAACTTTGGTAAAATTATCTTAATCAAAAGCTTTTTCTACATCATTGCATTCGTAATTACAGTATTTATCAGTGTGAGTCTTTACTATGCAATTGGTGCTTTTGAGGGTAAAACACTAGGCGATATTATTGATTTTATTCAGCCAAGTTCGCTGGTAGTTTGGGGCTGTTTTATGTTTATTTTGATTGTATTTACCAACTTTTTATTACAGATAAATAAAAAATTTGGGCAAGGTGCTTTGCTTAAAATGCTTATGGGTGAATACCACCAACCTAAAGATGAAATCAGGATTTTTATGTTTCTCGATTTGAAAGGCTCAACTTCCATCGCTGAAAAACTTGGGCACAATCTTTACAGCCGCATGATTCAAGATTGCTTTCATGAATTAACTGATGTAGTAATTGGCCACAAAGCAGAAATTTACCAGTATGTGGGAGACGAAGTAGTACTCACTTGGAAAGTAAAGGAAGGTTTAGAAAACCTCAATTGCATTCAATTCTATTATTCATTTAGAGAAAAACTTCGGTCGAGAGAAGCTCATTTTATGAAACACTATAACTTGTTGCCACAATTTAAGGCCGGTATGGAAATGGGCTCAGTTACGGTGGCGGAAGTGGGAGATATAAAAAGAGAAATTGCGTATCATGGAGATGTGTTAAACACAGCAGCCAGAGTGCAGGAAAAATGCAATGAATACAACCAGTGGATTCTTATTTCAGAAAATTTGGCATCTGCTATTCGCGAATCAAACGGAGTTGAATATCAACTGATTGATGATGTAAACCTACGAGGTAAAGTAAATGGAGTGAAAATCTATGCTGTAAATGAAAATGTGCGACATGAGAAGGTTCAAATTTAATTTATTTTTACTATTACCGATTGTCTTTATTTTTTTCGGAAATATCTCTCTAATCGCTCAAGATGATTCTGATGAACCTTCTGACTTTTTTGTGAAAGGTTACCTGAAAAATCTTCAGTTGATTTCTTTTCAAGATGCAGGTGGAGAGTGGTTGCTAGATAACATCATTCACAACAGGCTCAATTTAAAATGGTATGCTAACGACTATTTAAATTTCTCTTTGGAGATGCGAAATAGGTTGTTTTATGGTGAAACTGTAAAAAGCTTTCCGGCTTATGCGGATATAACCGGAACCGATTATGGCTTGGTTGACATGAATTGGATTCCAGTAAGCAAGCAATCTTTTTTTCTGCAAAGTAACATAGATCGGGCTTATGTAGAATATGCCAGAGGCAACTGGGAACTTCGAGTAGGTAGACAGAGAATTAACTGGGGGCAAACTTTCGTTTGGAATCCCAATGATGTGTTTAATGCTTATTCATTTTTCGATTTTGATTATGAAGAAAGGCCTGGCTCTGATGCTGTTTTGGCTAGATATTATACTGGAGTAACAT
It includes:
- a CDS encoding ABC transporter ATP-binding protein — encoded protein: MSVIEITNLQKIYNPKKIPVHALNGINLSIEEGEFTAIVGPSGSGKSTLLNLIGGLDEPTEGKVIINGVDISTLSGRQLIDFRLKNIGFVFQNYSLLPVLTARENVEFIMQLQGRKKLEYKQIAEQLLEEVGLAERMDNRPSHLSGGQQQRVAVARALASKPKFILADEPTANLDSHSTNELLEMMLKLNQEENMTFIFSTHDQRVIDKARRVVSIVDGKIEEDIFTSNTVDLKESHEN
- a CDS encoding adenylate/guanylate cyclase domain-containing protein — translated: MKIKNKIFLQEWMFLVLIWILFMNLAGLFYLGMQDYICIGEWEVYANSWFAYFENTLFGFVFGTLFAMINHISNFTILRKYNFGKIILIKSFFYIIAFVITVFISVSLYYAIGAFEGKTLGDIIDFIQPSSLVVWGCFMFILIVFTNFLLQINKKFGQGALLKMLMGEYHQPKDEIRIFMFLDLKGSTSIAEKLGHNLYSRMIQDCFHELTDVVIGHKAEIYQYVGDEVVLTWKVKEGLENLNCIQFYYSFREKLRSREAHFMKHYNLLPQFKAGMEMGSVTVAEVGDIKREIAYHGDVLNTAARVQEKCNEYNQWILISENLASAIRESNGVEYQLIDDVNLRGKVNGVKIYAVNENVRHEKVQI